The Legionella sp. PATHC032 genome has a window encoding:
- a CDS encoding DUF2157 domain-containing protein encodes MKLTRNMIAQAVQAKIITEEQANNLIEFIKNLPEQTPGFNLTNVLYYFGGLIAIGAMTLFMNLGWELFGGWGIFYLSVCYAILGLSLCSQFSKKGYIIPAGICATFVICLTPLAIYGLQKGIGWWPDDTVYHDYHVYIKWHWIFMELGTLMVGIILAWIYRYPFMIMPIAVTLWYMSMDIAAMIGNGQFDFELRAMVSMYFGLITVLIAFWVDVRSSQSADYSFWLYIFGVMAFWFGLSCQSSDSEISKFIYMCINLFMILIGVILNRKVFVIFGALGCSYYLGHLAFQVFKFSMLFPVALTAIGFGIIYLGIIWQRNEAKLTKELRSILPKPLRDLLEARDNMD; translated from the coding sequence ATGAAATTGACAAGGAATATGATTGCTCAGGCTGTTCAGGCCAAAATAATTACAGAGGAACAGGCCAATAACCTCATTGAATTCATAAAAAACCTCCCCGAACAAACTCCAGGGTTTAACTTAACCAATGTCCTTTATTATTTTGGAGGACTTATAGCGATTGGCGCAATGACTTTGTTTATGAATCTTGGATGGGAACTGTTTGGAGGTTGGGGTATTTTCTATTTGTCAGTTTGTTATGCCATACTCGGACTAAGTCTTTGCAGTCAATTCAGTAAGAAAGGATATATCATTCCTGCCGGCATTTGCGCTACTTTTGTCATTTGCCTTACTCCTTTGGCAATCTATGGCTTACAAAAAGGAATAGGCTGGTGGCCAGATGACACTGTTTATCATGACTATCATGTTTATATCAAATGGCATTGGATCTTCATGGAGTTGGGTACATTGATGGTTGGCATTATCTTGGCCTGGATATATCGGTACCCTTTTATGATTATGCCAATTGCAGTCACACTTTGGTATATGTCCATGGATATAGCAGCCATGATAGGGAACGGTCAATTTGATTTTGAGCTAAGGGCAATGGTTTCGATGTACTTTGGCTTAATTACCGTATTGATTGCCTTTTGGGTGGATGTTCGATCCAGTCAATCAGCAGACTATTCTTTCTGGCTGTATATATTCGGTGTAATGGCTTTTTGGTTCGGTTTAAGTTGCCAATCCTCTGACAGTGAAATATCCAAATTTATCTATATGTGCATTAACCTGTTCATGATTCTGATAGGAGTCATTTTAAACAGGAAGGTATTTGTTATTTTTGGTGCATTAGGATGTTCTTATTACTTAGGGCATCTGGCATTCCAGGTGTTTAAATTCAGTATGCTTTTCCCTGTCGCTTTGACTGCTATAGGCTTTGGCATCATTTATTTGGGGATAATCTGGCAAAGAAATGAAGCCAAACTAACCAAAGAACTCCGATCCATACTTCCCAAACCATTAAGAGATTTATTGGAAGCAAGAGACAACATGGATTAA
- a CDS encoding APC family permease — protein MKRRLSVLSLTLITVCSVDSIRNLPAAALAGNQLTHYFALALLFFLLPCAIVAVWFSRQSEQGVYGWVKQGLGNHWAFIAIWFQCIQNVLIYPTLLSFIAGTLLYTISPDLIQNKSLLFLIIIFLIWSLTWINLKGIHLSSRFNSYCSITGLILPFIIILLMGLYWWITQIKPDTTILPQAESYSWTSLTAIILSFCGIELAAVHAGESEQGAFPKAIAISVIIIFLTMLFGSIVLAMIIPPKQLSFISSIPQLIQLFFNKIGYGYFAFIINGLIAIGCIGAANNWLIAPIKGLEFAIKEGFLNKQLNQVNKNNAPVRLLVSQAICVSIISALFLIVPSINASYWIMLNAATQINLLMYLLLFISAIKIVSSKFVMSKLNIIISAYLGLAGTGVALIVSLTPPPSLAISSKIIYALFGGVFLIVMTLIPLWSKSKVLT, from the coding sequence ATGAAAAGACGCTTGTCTGTTTTAAGCCTTACCTTAATCACTGTTTGCTCGGTTGATAGTATTAGAAACCTGCCAGCAGCCGCTTTAGCCGGGAACCAGCTGACTCATTACTTTGCATTAGCCTTGCTCTTCTTTCTTCTTCCTTGCGCTATTGTTGCTGTTTGGTTCTCCAGGCAATCAGAACAAGGTGTGTATGGGTGGGTAAAACAAGGATTAGGAAATCATTGGGCCTTCATAGCCATTTGGTTTCAGTGTATTCAAAATGTTTTAATTTATCCTACCTTATTGAGTTTTATTGCTGGTACTCTGCTCTACACCATCTCACCTGATTTAATTCAAAACAAAAGTTTACTGTTTTTAATTATTATTTTTTTGATTTGGAGTTTAACCTGGATAAATTTAAAAGGAATTCATCTCTCAAGTCGTTTTAACTCCTATTGCTCCATAACGGGATTAATTCTACCTTTTATTATTATCCTGTTAATGGGATTATACTGGTGGATTACCCAAATCAAACCAGATACCACCATTCTGCCGCAAGCCGAATCGTATTCCTGGACTTCACTGACTGCAATTATCCTGTCATTTTGCGGTATTGAACTAGCGGCAGTACATGCAGGGGAAAGTGAGCAAGGCGCATTCCCTAAAGCCATTGCAATTTCAGTTATTATCATCTTTCTGACAATGTTATTTGGTTCGATCGTATTGGCTATGATCATTCCCCCCAAGCAATTAAGTTTTATCAGCAGCATTCCCCAGCTCATACAATTATTTTTTAATAAAATAGGCTATGGATATTTTGCTTTCATTATTAATGGGTTAATTGCAATAGGCTGTATAGGTGCTGCCAATAACTGGCTCATTGCCCCTATAAAAGGACTGGAATTTGCAATAAAGGAAGGATTTTTAAATAAACAACTCAATCAAGTGAACAAAAATAACGCACCTGTCAGGCTATTAGTCTCACAAGCCATCTGTGTATCCATTATCAGCGCTTTATTTCTTATCGTACCATCAATCAATGCATCTTATTGGATCATGTTGAATGCAGCCACACAAATCAATTTATTAATGTATCTCTTGCTCTTTATCAGCGCTATCAAAATAGTGTCCTCAAAATTCGTTATGAGTAAGTTAAATATAATCATTTCTGCTTACCTCGGATTGGCAGGTACTGGTGTTGCCTTGATTGTAAGCCTAACCCCACCACCATCGCTCGCCATTAGCTCCAAAATAATTTATGCACTGTTTGGAGGAGTTTTTCTGATCGTAATGACTTTAATTCCCCTTTGGTCAAAATCTAAAGTCCTTACATGA
- a CDS encoding dimethylarginine dimethylaminohydrolase family protein, with protein MFKNAIVRTPSSTMINGLTTSTELGKPNYELALIQHQSYTNALSKCGLEVTVLPALEQFPDACFVEDVALLTEQFAVLTNPGAESRRDEVQEIESSIQAFFKNRIFRINPPGRLEAGDVLRIDNHFFIGLSERTNKEGAEQLIYLLNQHSYTASVIQLKKFLHLKTGVSYLNNDYVLVSGELINHQAFNHLKQIVVSSEESYAANCIMINETVLLPMGYPKITHRLSELGFTIIELDVSEFRKIDGGLSCLSLRF; from the coding sequence ATGTTTAAAAATGCCATAGTAAGGACTCCATCTTCTACAATGATCAATGGTCTAACTACATCAACCGAATTGGGGAAACCCAATTATGAGCTTGCATTAATACAGCACCAAAGCTACACCAATGCACTATCAAAATGTGGCCTTGAAGTGACTGTACTTCCAGCCCTTGAACAATTCCCTGACGCCTGTTTTGTAGAGGACGTGGCATTATTAACTGAACAATTTGCTGTCTTGACAAACCCTGGAGCAGAGTCCAGGCGAGATGAAGTTCAGGAAATTGAATCAAGTATTCAAGCATTTTTTAAAAACAGGATCTTTAGAATAAATCCTCCAGGCAGACTGGAAGCTGGGGATGTACTTAGAATAGACAATCATTTTTTTATTGGCCTCTCGGAGCGAACTAATAAAGAAGGAGCCGAGCAGTTAATTTATTTGCTTAATCAGCATAGCTACACCGCTTCTGTGATTCAGCTAAAAAAATTTCTACATCTTAAAACAGGAGTGAGTTACCTGAATAATGACTATGTATTGGTTAGCGGAGAATTAATTAATCATCAAGCGTTTAATCATTTAAAACAAATAGTAGTGAGTTCTGAAGAATCCTATGCGGCGAATTGTATTATGATTAATGAGACTGTGTTATTACCCATGGGTTATCCGAAAATAACCCATCGTTTGTCTGAATTGGGATTTACAATTATTGAATTGGATGTGAGTGAATTTAGAAAGATAGATGGTGGTTTAAGCTGCTTGTCTTTGAGATTTTAA
- a CDS encoding ATP-grasp domain-containing protein yields the protein MTLNQCDIVLLTQKDFIDPTDITLYIQNVLTEDRLLTEALEQKGLKVKRTHWDNREYNWSETRYALFRATWDYFHRYNEFHHWLNNCSKSIQFINPISIIQWNIDKHYLSDIQQKGINIPPTLFLKKGKLSILSQLMKESGWKKAILKPAIAGGARHTYLFDQDSADQYQNIFESLISNESMLLQEFQEQIVSKGEVSFMVFGGKYSHSILKKAKSGDFRVQDDFGGTVHPYEASQEEKEFVENVIAQCDELPVYARVDVMWDNNNKLCLSELEMIEPELWFRESSQAASAMADAVCDHISGVSEHR from the coding sequence ATGACCCTTAACCAGTGTGATATTGTCTTGTTGACACAGAAGGATTTTATAGACCCGACTGATATTACTCTCTATATTCAAAATGTGCTCACCGAAGATCGACTCTTAACTGAAGCTCTGGAGCAAAAAGGATTAAAGGTTAAACGAACTCATTGGGACAATCGAGAATATAATTGGTCGGAGACTCGATATGCTTTATTTCGCGCCACTTGGGATTATTTTCATCGGTATAACGAGTTTCATCACTGGCTTAATAATTGCTCAAAAAGCATTCAGTTTATAAATCCGATTTCTATTATTCAATGGAATATTGATAAACATTATTTGAGTGATATACAGCAAAAAGGAATTAATATTCCTCCTACTTTATTTTTAAAAAAAGGGAAGTTAAGTATCTTAAGCCAGTTAATGAAGGAATCAGGATGGAAGAAAGCCATATTAAAGCCTGCAATCGCAGGTGGTGCACGCCATACTTATTTGTTTGATCAGGATTCTGCAGACCAATATCAAAATATATTTGAATCATTGATTAGCAATGAATCAATGTTATTGCAGGAGTTTCAAGAGCAGATTGTAAGTAAAGGAGAAGTATCTTTTATGGTATTTGGTGGCAAGTATAGCCATTCCATATTAAAAAAAGCAAAGTCAGGTGACTTTAGAGTACAGGATGATTTCGGTGGAACTGTGCATCCTTATGAGGCATCTCAAGAAGAAAAGGAATTTGTTGAGAATGTCATAGCTCAATGTGATGAGTTACCCGTGTATGCACGTGTTGATGTCATGTGGGATAACAACAATAAATTGTGTTTGAGTGAGTTAGAAATGATAGAACCTGAACTTTGGTTCAGGGAAAGCAGTCAAGCCGCCTCTGCTATGGCTGATGCAGTATGCGATCACATATCAGGCGTCAGCGAACATCGGTAA
- a CDS encoding type IV secretion protein Dot, with product MLTLSLAKCINATKNGAFSVKDLDLSAPLSYEDILFLAEYLKITPVTELDLSMTITKENSKALEDLSQVIAKNSLLQKLTFEATLNFDFYFKHNLPIGWLDFIDDHRLKKIATPVHEALVNMLKNKPALDKLTIDFLAMETPLDNKHINLLTRSINKIPLSYLNLGLSVTKEAQIPLFKSKEPNQSLEFLILRGFNSGRSILKYLAQTSVLKMLAIDDMQFEEHDFKLLGAIMKSNTSLNTLILGKTNLGQINSPDVLNWLSACPSLNSLILIDNNLSRLNVDGLCKLLVNNPHLKKLDLSRNAYMGDDAIKIAKSLTFNTHIATLVLDDNYIESEGLQAIIDLVKNNKNIRSLSISNTCRYTPSNEIIHSLCDLLQDPGCQLKELKFNQDITLAQYLMLQHALNSNKTLQYIDFNFRNQNILEAILGKNNNEFSSDNPKEEKAPNTLNTDPTSKSAPLFFISPKSRHEENKNELSSLPSYSVHLH from the coding sequence ATGTTAACTTTATCACTCGCCAAATGTATCAATGCGACAAAGAATGGGGCATTCAGCGTCAAAGATTTGGATCTATCAGCCCCTCTCTCTTACGAAGACATATTATTTTTAGCTGAATATCTAAAAATCACGCCAGTTACTGAACTTGATTTGTCAATGACCATCACCAAAGAAAATTCAAAAGCGCTAGAGGATTTAAGCCAGGTCATTGCTAAAAATTCACTGCTACAAAAACTGACATTTGAGGCGACTCTCAATTTCGATTTTTACTTTAAACACAACTTGCCAATTGGTTGGTTAGATTTTATAGATGATCATCGGTTAAAAAAAATAGCAACGCCTGTCCATGAGGCATTGGTTAACATGCTAAAAAACAAACCAGCTCTAGACAAGTTAACTATAGACTTTTTAGCGATGGAAACTCCTCTTGACAATAAACATATCAACCTGCTAACTAGATCTATCAATAAAATTCCGCTTAGTTATTTAAATTTAGGCTTATCAGTGACCAAAGAGGCGCAAATACCCCTATTTAAGTCGAAAGAACCAAATCAATCTCTCGAATTTCTAATCCTTCGTGGTTTTAATTCAGGCAGAAGTATATTGAAATATTTAGCTCAAACATCAGTCTTAAAAATGTTGGCGATTGATGACATGCAATTCGAAGAACATGATTTTAAGCTGCTGGGTGCTATTATGAAATCCAACACTTCACTGAATACCTTGATTCTTGGTAAAACCAATCTTGGACAAATCAATTCACCAGATGTTCTTAACTGGCTCAGTGCATGCCCCAGCCTGAACAGTCTTATACTTATTGACAATAATCTAAGCCGGCTTAATGTGGACGGTTTATGCAAATTATTAGTGAATAATCCCCATTTAAAAAAACTGGATTTGTCCAGGAATGCTTATATGGGCGACGACGCGATAAAAATTGCCAAATCGTTAACTTTCAATACTCATATTGCAACATTGGTGCTGGATGATAACTATATTGAAAGTGAGGGGCTACAAGCCATCATCGATCTGGTAAAAAATAATAAAAATATAAGATCTCTATCCATTTCAAACACCTGTCGATATACACCTTCTAACGAAATAATTCACAGTCTATGTGATTTATTGCAAGATCCTGGATGTCAATTAAAAGAACTAAAATTTAACCAGGATATTACTTTGGCACAGTACCTTATGCTGCAACATGCTCTGAACTCTAACAAAACACTACAATACATTGATTTCAATTTTCGAAATCAGAATATTCTTGAGGCAATTCTTGGGAAAAATAATAATGAGTTTTCAAGTGACAATCCTAAAGAAGAAAAAGCCCCAAATACTTTGAATACGGATCCGACTAGCAAAAGTGCTCCATTATTTTTTATTTCCCCAAAGAGTCGGCACGAAGAGAATAAAAATGAACTTTCTTCTTTACCGAGTTATAGTGTCCATCTCCATTAG
- a CDS encoding acyltransferase family protein, giving the protein MTTVTLKPQRLLSLDVFRGMTIVLMILVNGQAAIDPYPILEHADWDGCSLADLVFPFFLFIVGLTSVISLKNQREQKSNFSLYSAIIERSIILFLLGLFLNVFPYPVEFDSIRIYGILQRIAVCYLISTFIYLNTSIRTQFFIFLVLLLGYWIIMTQVPVPRYGANQLTKDGSWVSYFDQLFFSASHLYEKTYDPEGFLSTFTSIATTLSGVLAGSLLINPYSQLKKFYLLGAAGLLFLLLGWLWNMSFPINKNLWTSSYVLWSSGLALLIFALCYLLIDGLDIKKWSVFFKIFGMNALFAFVFHVILLKLQYAFKITTPDGSKMALISYLKDYFFGGFSNHNAALLYSICFLFLNFLVVLILYKRNVFIRI; this is encoded by the coding sequence ATGACTACAGTTACATTAAAACCCCAACGTCTTTTATCTCTTGATGTATTTCGTGGGATGACTATTGTATTGATGATTTTGGTTAATGGTCAGGCAGCTATCGACCCTTACCCGATTCTAGAGCATGCGGATTGGGATGGTTGCTCTTTGGCAGATTTGGTTTTCCCATTTTTCTTGTTTATCGTCGGTTTAACCAGCGTAATTAGCCTGAAAAACCAAAGGGAACAAAAATCCAATTTCTCATTATATTCTGCCATCATAGAGAGAAGTATTATTTTATTTCTTTTAGGATTGTTTTTGAATGTTTTTCCCTATCCTGTTGAATTTGATAGTATAAGAATATATGGCATTCTACAGCGAATTGCTGTTTGCTATTTAATTTCCACTTTTATTTATCTAAATACCTCAATTAGAACTCAATTTTTTATTTTTCTTGTTCTTTTATTAGGATATTGGATTATTATGACTCAGGTACCTGTCCCAAGATATGGAGCAAATCAATTAACCAAAGACGGAAGTTGGGTTTCATACTTTGACCAGTTATTTTTTTCAGCCTCCCATTTATATGAAAAAACGTATGATCCTGAGGGTTTTTTAAGCACTTTTACATCAATAGCTACTACTTTATCAGGCGTGCTGGCTGGTAGTTTACTAATCAATCCATACAGTCAACTGAAGAAATTTTATCTATTGGGAGCAGCTGGTTTGCTATTTTTGTTATTGGGTTGGTTGTGGAATATGAGTTTTCCTATCAATAAAAATTTATGGACCAGTTCCTATGTACTCTGGAGCAGTGGTCTGGCTCTGCTCATCTTTGCTTTGTGTTATTTGCTGATTGATGGATTAGATATTAAAAAATGGTCGGTTTTTTTTAAAATATTTGGCATGAATGCATTATTTGCTTTTGTATTCCATGTCATTCTTTTAAAACTACAATATGCTTTTAAAATAACAACACCTGATGGCTCTAAAATGGCATTGATATCCTATCTTAAAGATTATTTTTTTGGAGGATTCAGTAATCACAATGCGGCATTGCTGTATTCTATCTGTTTTCTTTTCCTGAATTTTCTAGTTGTTTTGATTTTATATAAACGTAATGTATTTATTCGAATATAA
- a CDS encoding M4 family metallopeptidase, which translates to MKTRIVSFLVVSMANVNLQAASENLIWEASDNNLKKYNVSILHDKKGFISITQKMTSLNYQLSPVDHEGNHDSNDIRYQIYYRNIPVWGHELILHKASKSKAFLTGVDVSEIEKEIHQTDGKFSASDIESQIIKHNNNSIIYKDIKKIIYLDSHKKAHLAYHLSMYTNDPLHFVSAPNYIVDANSGLILKGWDDLTHKKIGQGLGGNVFILPYRSGLFQHGDSMKDIPSLGKFEVTVKGKNCVVESPEVRVINAAHTDLDKRSFPVLSIVEIYKNIPAFSYPCSKESQYININDGDTSPANYSFSAVNDAMYFAGVTLEMYKEYYGVEKPLGDDLPLRAYTHIKNFDNAFAVPSIKIKGLYLMHQQIVIGDGDTQLTAPAQSTLSHELSHNFTRLHSNLVYNGQSGGINEAFSDMASIAMQDYLRKDFPWYWDGDDWSIGREATISGEPIRYMDYPTKDGHSIDHFDDYHDDLDVHLTSGIFNKAFYLLAHEPNWSVKKAFQVMVDANIKYWTSGTSFEAAACGVIQAAIDRQYNKQDVINAFKEVGVVCPVIGLVN; encoded by the coding sequence ATGAAAACACGGATAGTTTCATTTTTAGTTGTTTCTATGGCAAATGTTAATCTGCAAGCCGCTTCAGAAAATCTTATTTGGGAAGCGAGTGATAACAATTTAAAAAAATACAATGTTAGTATCTTGCATGATAAAAAAGGATTTATATCAATTACTCAGAAAATGACGTCTTTAAATTATCAGTTGAGCCCTGTTGATCATGAAGGGAATCATGATTCTAATGATATTCGCTATCAAATTTATTATAGAAATATTCCTGTTTGGGGCCATGAACTGATCCTCCATAAGGCGAGCAAGTCAAAAGCTTTTCTGACTGGTGTTGATGTGTCTGAAATTGAAAAAGAAATTCATCAGACTGATGGGAAGTTCAGTGCCAGTGATATTGAAAGCCAGATAATAAAGCATAATAACAATTCGATCATTTACAAAGATATTAAAAAAATCATTTACTTGGATTCACATAAAAAAGCACATCTTGCCTACCATTTGTCGATGTACACGAATGATCCATTGCATTTTGTCTCTGCTCCCAATTATATTGTCGATGCCAATTCTGGTTTGATATTGAAAGGTTGGGATGATTTAACCCATAAGAAAATTGGCCAGGGCTTGGGTGGAAATGTATTCATCCTTCCCTATCGATCAGGCTTGTTTCAGCATGGCGATTCAATGAAGGACATTCCTTCTCTTGGCAAATTTGAGGTAACAGTCAAAGGAAAAAATTGTGTTGTGGAAAGCCCTGAGGTAAGGGTTATTAATGCTGCGCACACTGATTTGGACAAAAGATCCTTCCCGGTTCTAAGCATTGTGGAAATCTATAAAAATATACCGGCTTTTTCCTATCCCTGCAGTAAAGAATCACAATATATCAATATTAATGATGGAGACACATCACCTGCAAATTACAGTTTTTCTGCAGTCAATGATGCTATGTATTTTGCCGGGGTAACACTGGAAATGTATAAAGAGTATTATGGAGTGGAAAAACCTTTAGGTGACGATTTGCCTTTGCGAGCCTATACTCATATTAAAAATTTTGATAATGCCTTTGCGGTGCCTTCTATTAAAATAAAAGGATTGTATTTAATGCATCAACAAATTGTGATTGGCGATGGTGATACTCAATTAACAGCACCAGCGCAGAGCACTTTATCTCATGAGTTGTCTCATAATTTTACCAGATTGCATTCCAACCTGGTCTATAATGGGCAATCCGGTGGGATCAATGAAGCGTTCTCAGATATGGCATCTATTGCTATGCAGGATTACTTACGTAAAGATTTTCCATGGTATTGGGATGGTGACGATTGGTCCATAGGGCGTGAGGCAACTATCAGTGGTGAGCCAATTCGTTACATGGATTACCCAACGAAAGATGGCCATTCCATTGACCATTTTGATGATTATCATGATGATTTGGATGTTCATCTGACCAGTGGGATCTTTAACAAGGCTTTTTATCTTTTAGCTCATGAACCCAATTGGTCAGTGAAAAAAGCATTTCAAGTGATGGTGGACGCCAATATAAAATATTGGACATCAGGGACTTCATTTGAAGCAGCCGCTTGTGGGGTTATTCAAGCGGCAATTGATAGACAATATAATAAGCAGGATGTCATTAATGCTTTTAAAGAGGTTGGAGTGGTTTGTCCTGTTATAGGTCTCGTAAATTAA
- a CDS encoding MFS transporter produces the protein MFGKKERTLLFANNLWYLSEGMLGPLFGIFCQRFNSSPLDISWVWSLYLISVGIVVIGLGYISDFIHKEKLLVAGYALQTILTFCYIFITSKKQLALLQIGLGISGGLSTTTWYALYARYEDKTHEGLTWGLANGLSSIYTGIALLCGGLILANASFDVLFIIMGCIQFLATIYVSKLVFIERPKIIRRFRNPGLAKN, from the coding sequence ATGTTTGGTAAAAAAGAACGTACATTATTATTTGCAAATAATTTGTGGTACTTGTCAGAAGGAATGTTGGGCCCTCTCTTTGGTATTTTTTGCCAAAGATTCAACTCGTCTCCCTTAGACATATCATGGGTATGGTCCTTGTATTTAATTTCAGTTGGAATTGTGGTGATTGGCTTGGGTTATATTTCTGATTTTATTCATAAGGAAAAATTACTGGTTGCCGGGTACGCTCTCCAAACCATATTGACCTTTTGTTACATCTTCATAACAAGCAAAAAACAACTGGCTTTATTACAAATTGGCCTTGGAATATCAGGTGGACTCTCTACTACAACCTGGTATGCTCTGTATGCCCGCTATGAAGATAAAACACATGAAGGACTCACCTGGGGTTTGGCAAATGGCTTATCAAGCATTTACACTGGTATCGCCTTGTTATGTGGTGGTCTAATTCTTGCGAATGCATCATTTGATGTTTTGTTTATCATCATGGGGTGTATTCAATTTCTAGCTACTATTTATGTCAGTAAGCTTGTATTTATTGAACGCCCCAAAATTATCAGGCGTTTTAGAAATCCTGGCTTGGCTAAAAATTAA